Within the Scleropages formosus chromosome 8, fSclFor1.1, whole genome shotgun sequence genome, the region ATAAAAAGTTCTCCTTCTGCAAgatcattatttaaaatacttaaGTCGGATTTAATATCGTGCCTCGTAAGGAAATTGCTGAGCACGTATGGGGTACTACCTCAGATCTCGTCTGACTATGGCGTATCCCACAATAATGTGCAGTTTCTCCAGGGATGTCAACGGCCGATCCAGGCTAGGTTCCTCATCGGCCGTGTTCGCCTCCTCTTTCACAGCAGCCAGCGTGGGAGATGCTGATTCCTGATCTTCTGTCTAAATGGACACAAACATTTGTTCAGCATTCTCAAGtggagcaaaaaataaaaacacacaacacttaAACCAGTTGCAGAATGACCAGTGTGATGACCACATTATATATTAGATATGtctagtatatactgtatgcccAACTAGAGAAGCCATCTCCTTCACCTCCTCCGGAATAATGGAAGGGTTTCTTTTCCGCATTCCTTCCTCTGGGATAGTGGATATCTTTCTGTTTCGTGCCTGCGCTTCAGGTATTGCGGAAAGTTTTTGCCTGGGATTCCCATCCTCGGGTACGGTGgaagtttttctgtttcttatgAGCAAATCTGAGAGGATGGAAGATTTTCGATTCCGAGCTATCTCTTCGGTAACGGTTGAAGTCTTCCTACTGAGCACCACCTCGTCGGACATTGTGGAagctttcctgtttttcttatttcttaacAGTTTCTGTGGCGACAACGAAAACTCGTATGAATTACCACGATAATATTGCAAAGTCCCGGTTAAGTAGCAGAAAGCAAGACAAAGTGggcaaaaacaaagcagaaacatttcCGACACCATCTGACTGACACATTACTGTTACAGTCATATTATTGGCGATAACTTCGTTCATGgcaatttaaattataaatatataatcgTGTATTTCGAATGTATGGTTCAACATAATAACCATGGTATAGGGCAAGAGACATGAACGTCATCTGAAATGAGGAGCAAAGCAGCTGCAGACCTGATCGGGGCCAACCAGGCTGCTGAGACGTCGGTTTTGTCTTGGGATCAGGTTTTGCTGAGCCAAGCTGTTGGGCTGAGAATCTGTGATCCTCTTAGTCTGTTTCTTTGGTTCTGGCAGGTCGCCCATAAACCTCAGAATGATCCACCACACCGTCAAAGCAGCCTGTGCAAAAACGAGAAAAGTTAAGGACTTAAATAAGAGCGGCATCAACGTGAATGCGAAAGAAACCACGAACACTACGAAGTTTAAAAAAGAGCGAGAGAGTGGAGATAGTCAGGTACCTGAATATCATTTTCATCCTCGTGAAATAATAAGGGTTGTCGCAGCCTTTGGCGGATGTAGGAGGACGTGGCAGAACCTTGGAAGTACATGGAGGCAAATTTGTGGAAGCTGTATGCAGCAAGTTCGTCGTAGTCTTCTTCTGGAAGCTCATCTAGCATAGTGGTGTCATCGAGGTCTACCTCCTCCATCACAACCCGTTTGCTTTCCAAGTCCTCGACACAGAGGAAGACAATAATACAAAAGTTTCAGGCGGCAAGACCAGAAGCTGTTTAATACAGAGTGGCCAGCTGCAGAATTTGTCCCTTAAGCTAATGAAGCGTTACATTCCCACAATGACGTGTGCTCACCTCGAATCCCACCGGTGCTTGACCTTCTTGTCCTCCGACCATATTAGGCAAGAAGTCGAATATATTGTCCACCATCTCCTGATCGGTGATTGAATCTGTTTTGGCAGCAAGCTCCTTCTTTTGCCTGAGCACCTCCTCCAGCCGCCTCTGCCTCTCAAGGGCAGCTAGTTGCTCCGCTCTGCGCTCCTGGGCCGAGAGGAAGGCCTAGTAGGGGGAACAAAACCATACCGTGAAGGCCGTAAGGTATTTAGCTGGACCACAGGCATTGTTTCTGATCcgtattttttaatgaacattttctGCTATAATCTGataggagggggtgcggtggcgcagtgggttggaccgggtcctgctctccggtgggtctggggttcgagtcccgcttggggtgccttgcggtggactggcgtcccgtcctgggtgtgtttccctccccctccggccttacgccctgagttgccggattaggctccggctccccgcgaccccgtatgggacaagcggttcagaaaaaaaaaaaaaaaataagaaaaaaatttgatAGGAAAAGACTGACAGCAGCTGTTTTGGGATGGCTGGCATCTACACATGGGGAAACTTACATCTTTTTTCATCTTGTTCACAGCCTTCCTGGCCAGCATGCCTCTGGTGTAGGCCTGCAGCACCCTCACAGCTTCCTGTTTGCGCTTCCAGTCCTTTCTCGCAAGGCATCCCCGGGTCTGCGTCTGCAGCAGGATGGCAGCAGCCCGCTTCTGCTTGTAGGAGTGACGAAGCTGCCGAGAGCGGACTGTAGCCTGCAGTCGAGCGAAGCCCAGCTGGACCTGGGAGAAAACATGGTAAGTAACTGACTGCTCAGGCTACACtgtactgttatttttgttataatTACTTAAATAGCTGCACTATTGGTGGCatagcgggtagcactggtgcctcactaCACCTAGGCTGTGCagattgtgtggagtttgcatgttcttcctgtgtttgtgtgagcttcctctgggagctctggtttcctcccacagcccaaagacatgcgcTTCAGCtggattggtgattctaaaaCTACTCACAGCGTGTGATGTAGGCATTGCGCCGCTCcggtgcataaatgggtaaatgattgtacgCGGTTTACTGCGGTACATGtagcaagtcaccttggataaaggtgtcaaatACTAATGAATAGTTTCTGTACATGGCTTTGGAAAGAGCAAATGCTACATGTACGTcctgcaaaatgaatacatgcataagtaagtaaaatgaataaatcgcAGAGTCATCCATAATGATAATGTCCTTCAAGAGAATTCTACGCATTTCATCAGCGCATCATTGCAGGAGAAGGCAACAAGGAAATGTtcttattgttaatattttaatagcTGCGACACTGTAAgaaaatcttacatttatttatttatttatttagcagacgcttttctccaaagccacttacaatgaatactatgtcGTGTAGTGTATAGTGttaccaggccacacaccttattcaccacggtgacttacactgctagatacactacttacaatgggtcactcatccacacatcagtggaacacaaataGCAGGTATGTCTCATTTTACTGTTCCATCTACCACAGTGCTTTCAGGACAGCTTACCGTTCTGTAAAGTTTCCTGCCTTTGTAGCCTCTCCAGTGCTTCTGCAGAACCACGGCAGCCCTCCTCTGCTGCAGAAAGCGCATCCTGTAGGGCAACAGAGTGCAAAAGTGTAACAGTGCAGCGATCAGCCCaaatgaaaccagagcagaacAAACTGCAGGTTAGATATAGAAAGGAAAGGCCTTGCTGTATCATCACCCCTCTGCAGCACTACAAATCCATCACGCGAACACCTGATGCCCAATGCCTCCATAGCTCTGCTTACCTGTGTTTGTAACCCCGAAGCACTCTCTGAATAATAATAGCCTTTTTATTCATTGCCCTGTCTCGCTCGAGCTCCAGTGCAGTGTCATGAAAATCCTGATGGAAAGAGCACAGCGAGCACACAAAGGTGATGGTGCAAGTGTACAACTGACACCATGAATGACCAAACCCAGAAGGTATGTTGTTCTTTATTTCTTTGGCTAAGAGATCATACCTTGAGAAAGACctttgtttttcccattttccaGTCATCCTTATCCTTGAGGACAGACTCACAAATGCTCTGGCAGCATTTCTCTGGAGGCTCCTAGGTAGAAGGTGCAGGTAGGATTTCTTAGTATCAAGGGTCTGAACGTGTTTGAAGAAGGTCTGGTGAGTAGAAAGTGCACCCAATGGCAGTGACACTACTATCTGAGTGAACTATTTCACTGCCATTATGAACACTTTCTATCAAGGCCAACCAAGGCCAAATAACAGTATTTCTCTCACGGTTTTGGGGTCACATTCGGAGGTCCTCAACAGCACGCGGTAGCGCTCCAGAAACTGCATAAAAGTGTGTCGGATAGGAAATCCTGCTTTGCGGATTCGGATCGTCTCCATCATCCCAGAGTACCGAAGCTGGCGTAGGCACAGGTCCCTGTCAAACAGCTGGAATGCGAATAGTTGAAGGAATATCGATGAGTGATGCGTATCAGCGCAGCAtaaacaaagaacacaaatgAGCAATGATTGCATGCAGCCTTTCAAACCAAAAGTATATAGTCTGAAATGAACATTTATCCAGAGAAACTGAAAGGCAATTcgttattttattcattttacgcAATATTTTAACGCATGAGGACGAGTGACTCCCTGCACATAGCATGTTAGCCATTGAAAGTCAGCTTGGGTGAACAGATGCGGGCTGATACTATGACACAGTGTTCATTGTTTGgttaaaagcatctgctaaatgaatgaatgtcaataTTGTATTCTGAGCTTTGTTCACCACTctgtgtcaccttggtgagaagAGCATGTCATAAAAATAACCTGTATAAATGCGAACTGATTTGAACTGAACTTTACAAGAAGTGGGAATTTTTAACTtgtgaaaaacacaacaaacaagaAATGGATCATCTTGACATGTGTCTGAATTTACCATAGGCTTCTTGAAGTCATTGGGTTTGATGCAGCGTATGAAGAAGGGCTGGCAGGCTGTAAGGGTTTTCATCAGGGAGTCTAAAGAGTGGCGGAACTGGCTGCTCAAGGTAGGCATACGCTTCTTGGTATCGGTCGTttgctgtggggaaaaaacacactgcatgTTGAAAAAAAGCCTTCTCCTTGCGAAGTGTAGCCCATGTATAATTCAGTTCTCATATCTTTgctttaataaatacagtatttcttgATGTTATGGCAAAGTATCTTGATAATATAGGAAAAGTAACTATGTACAGACTGTCCCACTGGGAAAAGACCAAGTGAACTCACTTGTAATGAGCTTTTGGTGGTAACAGTCAGCTTGGGATTGGAGCTCGATGGTGTTTTTGTTGTGAGATCAGCTGCAAAAATCTGTTTGAGGAGCTTGTTAGTGGAGGTTTCCATCAGCTGCAGGAGATCCGGGCTCAAGGCGTCTCGGTTCTTCTCGAGGAAACCTGCAGAAGGTACAGTCAACAAACCGTAAGTCAACAGTTCTTAGTCTTACTCCTGGTGACCCATGTGTATGCAGATTTCTGTGCAAAGTGCACTggttattcttcttattattattattcttggaGTAATACACCGGTGTGCTTTTCCTCcaggctacctgctgcccatatCAGCCTGTATTGCACTTGTGTACCTTTGGCATCATAGTAAACAGCTCCAGCAAAATGCTGGATTCCAAACTGCGTGTCATGGCTGTTCTTTGGGGGGATGTAGATGTCACTCTTCTCATGCGACTTGTTCATTTTGTTCAACATGGTTGCGTCTGTACCCTGAATCAAACACAAAGAACCATAGGAAATTTCAGCGCTCGCAAAACGAACCGTCACCAACCGATTGCAATTTCTGCAACATCTGCACGGGCAGAGGTGAAGGTTTTCAGAAGGCGATGAGAAGAACCTTAGGAAAGCGGCTCTCCTCGTCAATGAGCGAGAGGATGTTGAGGCCCTTGATGGCGAGCACGTCCAGGGTGCGTTGGTTGTCATTGAAGTCGATGTGCTTCCACACGATGTTCTCGCGACTGtactcctcctgctccagcttgAAGATGTGCTTCACAAAAAACTGCTGAAGCTGCTCATTGGCAAAGTTGATACAGAGCTGCTCAAAGCTGCGGCACAAAGGGAGCTTTAGATGAGCCCATTCAATTTTTCCACCGTACGTGTACATCTTCACGCAACGTCACCTTCACCTGCTagcacaaagtatttttattaaaacgaAACTATGGTTAACCCTCGGGTTGCGTTCCCATCAAATCTGAACTATTTACAACTTTTATCTGTAATAAATAGGGTTGCTTCCATCTAACAACCATGAGGCTTCATGACCTCCGTGAGCCACACGATCCTAAAATACACGATCACCGGTTTCAGAGcatttaatgtcttttattcacattttgtacatctgtggtGTGCGCGATCCGATCTGAGCAGTCAGAGGTTATAAATGGGAGAGACTgtaatgcagagaaacaagtatcTAAGAGTcagtatctctctctctcacacacacatgcacacaaacatgcacacacacgtgtgcgccGTATCATTTCAGGCAAATGGTTGGTcgggcagggggtgcggtggcgcagtgggttgaaccatagtcctgctctccggtaggtctggggttcgagtcccgcttggggtgccttgcgacggactgatgtcctgtcctgggtgtgtcccctccccctccggccttacgccctgtgttaccgggtaggctccggttccccgtgaccccgtaagggacgagcggttctgaaaatgtgtgtgtgtgtgtgtgtgtgtgtgtggttggtcgggcaataaattccaaaaaaaagtgcagatcTGGTGATAATGATGAGGAATGAAGTGGGTTCAAAGGTGTTACAAAACATCATCATCTATGTTGTATAATTTCTTTATAAACAGATTTAATTTGCTTCCCAGTTTGgacaaaaacaccaaaaacaaCCGCCTCGAACGACCCGAGGGTTAAATACGTGGCCGGTGAGAAGATGAATTTGGGCTACCGACTGCAATATCGTTACCTCTTACGAACCAGCCAATAAAATAGATTttataatgtgaaaatgtttatggggaaaatgtgtaTAACTGCATACAAACCTATTTGTGCTGAAATTCTCAAAGCCAAATATGTCCAGTAAGCCAATGGAGTGGCAAACATCACTGGAATCCTCAGGAGGGGGCTTGTAGATGACACTGTTAATTTTATCCACAATCCACACAAATAACCTCCCATAAATagcctgggggggggcaaaaacacaacaagcaaGAACTTCACTCACCACCATGAACGGTTGGGTTTTaggtttcactttcactttatGTGTTGATActaattatgaaattaaaatataattcccAATTTGGTATACTTGATTTGCATGAGTCAGTACCTTTACAGAACTTTAAATaacattatgaatatttatttattttttttttttttaccttgactAGAGCATCCCTGCCATCTGTAGCCTGGGCAGAACTGAGTGGCTTGGAAACACTCTCCCTGTTGGTCATGACAGAGCGCTTGGTCAAGCTGCTGTCCAGAGCTTTAGTGTCCacctgggaaggaaaaaaagatttcagcATAGAGCCATCTGAGTAAAATAATGCGACACCATCGAATGAATGACTACAGTAGAAGTGGGAGTGACCATATGCAGCTCTTACCTCCAGGAGCTTGACAGCCATTGTGAAATGATGAGAGCTGCGAATGTCACAACTCTCCAAGTTATTCATGATGGTAGCTGAAGAGTAAGTATAAGAAAAACTGTTAGTTGTGCCATTTATGAGCATAAATTATGCAAGAATGTTAATTCTGTAGAATGAAATACTTCAATATACTATGCTAGATTGACTTCTTGGTATCTTGGCCGTATATTTTGGAAATTAACCTAAAGTGTTCCTTGCATCTAGGACTTTGAATGCTTTTCTCTTGCAGTGTacagtttgtgtttctcttgtttGTGCTGGAAGAGAAAATGCATTCCAGCCATTTTGAGAGGAGAGCACATCTGTTCTAGAAAGAATCTGACTTCACCCTCAAAGTCCACATTGCCCAAGTGAAGAATTGCAGCCAGTAGTTTGGAGATCTCCCAGGAGTCGTTCTCAGTGAACGTCAGGATCTTCATGGCGGAGCGGAAATGAGCGTACTCCTTAATGTCATCGCGCCCCTCGCAGCTCGTGCATTTGCCCTGCGCAGTCCATAAAGTTCTTTTAATAACACTGACATTAGTTTGTTAGTATATTTTTAGCAGTGATTGcccagcagtgctactcacttcTATACTTCTCTCTCTCAATTAGAGCCAAACATTAAGTAAAGCAGGATTATTGAAAAATCTGCAGGCCGCACTTTATGTACACCTTATTTCAAGCAAATTTCCTTGTTCAGTATTAATAGGTTgatgttccatccagggtgtacccctcctccATTCATACATcggaggaacacacacactctctctgtcactcacacactatgggggaacctgaacagcatatatttggactgtgggaggaaaccagagcacccagacacaggttaaaacatgtaaactgcacacaaagtgaacctctcacaccacccaggtgctctgagatagtagtgctacctgctgtgccactgtgccatctgagataggataggataggataggatcaCTGTGACCATGCTCAgtacaagtagttattgaaactggGTGGAACATTTATAATTCCATAATGATACAGGGGAGATTGATTTCTCTGATGTAAGGTGTTATACCATAACATAGTAGTGACATTACCATGGTAAGGTAATGATATTCTGAAGGATTCCCCAAAGACAGGATCTTCTTCTGCTCAGCTGGCATCCCCATCAGCATGCAGTAGAAGATGTGGTAGTTTCTCTCCTCTGGAGCCTACAGGGGTATAATACCCTGTTTACCATGAGCATTCACAGTATGTATGGTTGTACTCATTTCTTGCATAATGCATTGATTTTAGACTCGGGCTGCGAACTCAGTAACCTGCTGTGGTCTCCGATCCGCAGCTCGCCTGATCCCTTGCCTACCTGGCGACAGACCCTGGACTTCTCCAGGAGGTACTGGTCCACACGGGCGCCATCGATGGCCCCGCTTTTGTTGAATGTGATGTCGATGTACTTTCCAAAGCGACTCGAGTTGTCGTTGCGGATGGTCTTTGCGTTGCCGAAGGCTACCGGGGGCAATAAAAGAGTAGAAGGTCGACACCGTTGCTGTCAAACTGTCCGGTAAGCTCGGAAATGCACACCGGGGCAGAGACTGTTTTAAAGCCCTATGGATGCGTTACCTTCCAGGATGGGGTTGGCCTCCAGGATCTGCTGCTCTACCCAGGAATGCTGACCACTGACAGAAGCCAAGAACTGCAGCATCAGTTTGGTGCTTTCAGTCTTTCCTCCTCCGGACTCGCCGCTAACAAAGAGGAAAGCTCGTTATACTCATTTACCCCATCGGATGACAGGTATATTTCATCCTGAACTTGCTTTTGGTTCCTTAGAATTATGTACCACTTTCTttcatggaaataaaataacttaCCTGTTTATGTCATACTTCGATCATGTCCCACACACAGTCATATGAAGTGAGAACGTGATATTTTTTATAATGCACGACATTTTACGGACATCACGTTCCGAGTTGCAGGTACAGTACCTTTGTGCAACTAAAAAGCAAAACCGTTCACCGCAAACAGGTCTAGTAGACACctttatgaattattaattcgCTTACCTTTACGATCCTAAGACTACATGTTATTAACATGTCATATATTAAGATAtccaaattattaatttaaccaAATTATATTGGtcactctgtgatggactgatgcccTATCCAAGGTGTGCCATATATAGCCCTGcactccaggataggctctggagcaccatGACCCTCATTTGTTCAAGCAGTTaaggagtgagtgagtgagtgagtgacacttttgtccaaagggacttacattCACTGTGAAGCTACCTAGTGTTACCTGGacaaattatttaccaatttatacatacagctgttgtttctgtttctgcttgAAACTATCATCCCCGTTATTTTGCCTCGTGCCGAACCCCGCTTCGCATTTCTGCTTCCGGCATTTCCGGTGCCGCCTCTTGGAAGTCCTGGCAGCTGCGGAAATGCTGTACACTTGGTACCTGATGACGCAGCACTGATCCTTGTGGTTGCGACGCATGTTGAAGAAACAGTTGTCGGCAATGGCGAAGACGTGGGGGGGCAGCTCCCCCAGCCTGCGGTCCGTGTAGATCTCCGCCTGCTCGGCCGTGTAGATGGGCAGCAGCTGGTAGGGGTTGACCGCCACCAGGATGGAGCCCGTGTACGTCTGCAAACGGAAGGAGAGCGCCTGTCTTAGAGCGTTGGACGCATGGCTGGGGATCGGGTTTGTCTCACACTAAGGGGCAACTTCGACTAAACTTTCATATTTACTACCAAAAGCACGTCCCGTTTGCACTAATGTTCtcaaaattaagttttttttttttttgatggtctGGAGGTTTTAGTCGTCTCGAGGGGACACAACTTTCAGTGTGGGGAAAGCGGGATAAAGTTTGCGGTGGGACAAATCTATTTCTGGACAGAGTGATTGCACAGGAATGGTCTCGATTATGAAATGGCAACACGCAGCGTCAATAGTCTCTTCGTGAACCCTTTGCCTTATCGAAAACAGATGAAGCAAAGTCAAATCCTCCTTGAATGGGAACAAATTGTCTTTCCTGTCTCTGAGTCTGTGCAGTAATGAAGAAGCGTTGATGGTGGCATAATTTAACAGAACAGCACGGTACTGCTTCAACCACGTGGCGTGGAGCGGAGTGGAACCTACGTAGATAATGCCTTCTTTGTGTCTGATCAGGAGGTTGCGGAGGAGCCCGGCTTCGTTGAGGTCCCCCAGCCGGATCATGTCGTCCACACCCGTCACCGACGTGGGGTGCATGGGCCGAATGGACTTCTCATTCTTCTTGCTGACCGCTTGCTCCTACCAGTACATGAAGATGCGAGTCAACGCTACCCAAGTTTTTCCTCATACCTTTAACGGCTCGTCGGCCTTTCACCCATCCTTTACCTTTCCTTCATCATCGATCAGTTGGAGCTGCCCGGTGTCCGTGAGCTTGACCTCTGCTCCAATTGGCACGCCGAACCCGGAGTCTAACCACACGTAATCTCCCTGCAAACCGAAACTCGTGCTCAGCTCAAAGCAGAGCTCAACATCTGACGGTCGTTGGGCGGACACACCTTATTTGAAAGACCCCTACAAAGCATTAACACCAGACATTACAGAATCCACCgataagtttaaaaaagaatggAGGGAAGGTTACCTGTCTTAAAACCACCATCTCTAAG harbors:
- the myo7ba gene encoding unconventional myosin-VIIa; the encoded protein is MVVLRQGDYVWLDSGFGVPIGAEVKLTDTGQLQLIDDEGKEQAVSKKNEKSIRPMHPTSVTGVDDMIRLGDLNEAGLLRNLLIRHKEGIIYTYTGSILVAVNPYQLLPIYTAEQAEIYTDRRLGELPPHVFAIADNCFFNMRRNHKDQCCVISGESGGGKTESTKLMLQFLASVSGQHSWVEQQILEANPILEAFGNAKTIRNDNSSRFGKYIDITFNKSGAIDGARVDQYLLEKSRVCRQAPEERNYHIFYCMLMGMPAEQKKILSLGNPSEYHYLTMGKCTSCEGRDDIKEYAHFRSAMKILTFTENDSWEISKLLAAILHLGNVDFEATIMNNLESCDIRSSHHFTMAVKLLEVDTKALDSSLTKRSVMTNRESVSKPLSSAQATDGRDALVKAIYGRLFVWIVDKINSVIYKPPPEDSSDVCHSIGLLDIFGFENFSTNSFEQLCINFANEQLQQFFVKHIFKLEQEEYSRENIVWKHIDFNDNQRTLDVLAIKGLNILSLIDEESRFPKGTDATMLNKMNKSHEKSDIYIPPKNSHDTQFGIQHFAGAVYYDAKGFLEKNRDALSPDLLQLMETSTNKLLKQIFAADLTTKTPSSSNPKLTVTTKSSLQQTTDTKKRMPTLSSQFRHSLDSLMKTLTACQPFFIRCIKPNDFKKPMLFDRDLCLRQLRYSGMMETIRIRKAGFPIRHTFMQFLERYRVLLRTSECDPKTEPPEKCCQSICESVLKDKDDWKMGKTKVFLKDFHDTALELERDRAMNKKAIIIQRVLRGYKHRMRFLQQRRAAVVLQKHWRGYKGRKLYRTVQLGFARLQATVRSRQLRHSYKQKRAAAILLQTQTRGCLARKDWKRKQEAVRVLQAYTRGMLARKAVNKMKKDAFLSAQERRAEQLAALERQRRLEEVLRQKKELAAKTDSITDQEMVDNIFDFLPNMVGGQEGQAPVGFEDLESKRVVMEEVDLDDTTMLDELPEEDYDELAAYSFHKFASMYFQGSATSSYIRQRLRQPLLFHEDENDIQAALTVWWIILRFMGDLPEPKKQTKRITDSQPNSLAQQNLIPRQNRRLSSLVGPDQKLLRNKKNRKASTMSDEVVLSRKTSTVTEEIARNRKSSILSDLLIRNRKTSTVPEDGNPRQKLSAIPEAQARNRKISTIPEEGMRKRNPSIIPEETEDQESASPTLAAVKEEANTADEEPSLDRPLTSLEKLHIIVGYAIVRRDLRDEIYCQICKQLTDNSNRGSYFRGWILLSICLGIFPPTERFIKYLQNFIRNGPSGYGQYCADRLRRTVANGVRGEPPSWLELQATRTKKRMAVSVTLMDGRNISLPVDSASTSKEICSILAQKVKLKDTFGFSLYVAIYEKVWSLGSGKEHVMDAISQCEQEVKRKGGQEQHAPWRLYFRKEVFTPWHDCAEDPISTELIYRQIIRGLKFGEYKCDKEDELVQLGAKHLYVQYGPSSAQEDAKKAVQECISNSWLEAKSEEKWLQMIATAHLQGPYMNSRKKIATVMAEVVDYARQKWPVFFSRFFEVVRTSGPSLAKNKFIVAINWTEILFLDERERKLLQLSYPEVTAVNSMRDGKAFGQSLFLSTLKGDFTLNAVMAGEIVDLLHMFLGGLRERSVYAVALEEANRQDDNTFLSYKKGELIVIIKDQEYSSDHGWIKGKNERTGQTGAVSTDAILILPTLNKPTNEVLSLLNLSPDQRKTIIQSTQKDVGTVERIAPASLKEFSFENFRQPNKDLNRHVLNKGSAPERLWVCSREPIKQPLLKTLMNNSDLSHQACLSFTAILKYMGDYPTRQAQSPLELTDQIFGPAMQNKALRDEIYCQIMKQMTSNNNRFSIERGWQLLWLCCGLFPPSQALLKHAQRFIESRRKEPLAPDCLQRLKGSLRMEPRKLPPHQVEVDAIQQNSTQILHKVHFPNDTEEIFEVATSTRVRDLIQSIAQQLVLLSADGFSIFVKTPDKVLSLNETDYFFDSLRQITDWSKFGRRTRDGGPVSVTYMVFFMRKLWFNVIPGRDLEADLIFHYPQELPKYLRGYHSCRKEDMVSVAGLLFRVKVDSDTSQFPMIPKMLKELVPSDQLKAMSSEEWKKNIISAYKKQSDVTVEDAKVAFLKIIHRWPTFGCAFFEVKQTSEPNFPDIVRIAISKQGVTIIHPKTKDVLATHPFNRIANWCSGSTYFHMTIGNLIKGNKLLCETSLGYKMDDLLTSYVNLYLSERKAVRPRSRRLPE